The DNA window gctctgatgtgaagcagcaggtcagatcccagcaggaaactgaagtgagtcgagtcaaagagcttcaggagaagctggagcaggagatcgctgagctgaagaggaaagacggcgagctggagcagctctcacacacagaggatcacaaccagtttctacacaactacccctcactgtcagcactcagtgagtctacacactcatccagcatcaatattcgtcctctgagctactttgaggatgtgaaagcagctgtgtcagagaccagagataaactacaggacattctgagagaggaatggacaaacatctcactgacagtcactgaagtggatgttttactgtcaccagcagagccaaagaccagagctggattcttaaaatgttcacgtgaaatcacactggatccaaacacagcaaatATGCATCTGGTATTATCTGAGGGGAACAGAAAAGCAACAGTAAAAAGACAAAAGCAGTCCTATTCTAATCACCCAGACAGATTCACTTTCTATTATCAGGTAATGAGTAAAGAGAGTTTGACTGGgcgttgttactgggaggtggagtggaCAGGGAGAGGAGTTTGTGTAGCAGTGGCATACAAGGATATTGGGAGAGCATGGTACTCAGATGAATGTGTTTATGGAGGAAATGACAAATCTTGGGCATTACGTTGTGACACACATAGCTATGGTTTTCACTTCAAGAATCTCTCAACTCCTGTCTCAGGTCCTCGGTCCTCCAGAGTaggagtgtacctggatcacagagcaggtattctgtctttctacagcgtctctgaaaccatgactctcctccacagagtccagaccacattcactcagccgctctaTGCTGGACTTTGCCTTTTAGACTACAAAGTCACTGCAGATTTTATTAAACTGCAATAAACAAAAGTCATTGAGGGACAATTGGTTAAAATGTGTGATTTAGTTTCCAGTTTCTTCGGTCTCCATTGTTGTTGCTGTGAACTCTGTGTCGTGCTACTTCTCTGCACAGAGATCATCTGTCAGTCACACTTCATGTGCGCTACTTTGATGTCTTATCATGTTTCATTTAGATAATGATTGACTTTGTCTGGATGGCTCTACTTCCGGTGTCTCTAACCATTAAGACTCTCAAAGCTCATGgtgcagggctctagactaactttttgccatgggcgtaccagtacgcctaactttaaaaagttaggcgtaccggcacaaaagttaggcgcacacaaattttataataatttatataatataatgtgtttttctggatacactgtgctttttcagcattcaaagattgatgacaccgtgtcagagcacaggctatgaatttcagaaggatcaggccttaacttaacagaaaagttagcaatagttcttttcctattacagctacatccacttctgtcgtgcctgggctgctcactagggctgggtatcatcactgatactgaaacaacggtagactggtgggtaataagcgaatgaataatacagaaaacagagattggagacgggaaactgttcttgaagtacagagagagctagctgtgcatgaagtctgatttttaatagtcgtggaagcaaaacagcaaatttcatgacgacattgatcaaatgtgaagcgcagtttgctgcttcttttgctgctggctcggtgaattttggttggagagagacaaaacctgcagctcagaatcagcgcaaaaagacgtaatcaCAGCGCGGACCAGACGCATCAGAAccgctaagctccgacagcgtgtccgtctacgggccgtcgggtgagaaagccgagaaagacaaagttgattctgatgcgtcggtccgttctgtgtttacgtctttgtgtggaattcgtgtacctgctctcatttgctgtttggttgttgtcgaaatggttttgtgagctttaatctgagaatctggcgtttctggcaaaacacagttatatttaaaagtcgtttcaggatttaatgaattgatattgctttattcaagctactcacctcccacttccacctgcactttcaactggaccacggccaatcagagaggtcccgcccctgactatctctgattggtttagtccatgataggggcaaaatgtgtgtctgttgttgaccacagggaaggttgcagattttttttttttttttttgccacccgaacagttggtcgcacaggtgcaagcaattttttttttttagtcgcaccactgaaaaatttggtcgcatttgcgaccaaattggtcgcactctagagccctgtggTGAGTTTTTTTCAGCAATACTGAATGAAACCACATACATATGTGAACTTCTCTCTTCTCCAAATGTTTCAGGAATATTTTGGCTaatgtatattttttaaattcaattcaatttattcaTGGACCGTAATAGAAAAACCAGCAGATTCATTAATTCATTGCACAGAATTTGTTCTCattttgtaaaacaaaaaaaaaaaccatttagaattacattcacatttatttttagattttgttGTTCACTGTGATCGTCTCTCGTCATTACTTGATTATTCTCAGCTCAGTCATACACACTGATTGTGTGAATGTTGAAGTCTTGAAGTGACTGTTCTGAtttggtgttatataaataaaaactgttttgaCTTTAAACCAAATTGAATGACGTGAATCTAAAAGTTTATTCCATGTAAACATCACATGATGTCAGAGTGAACTATAGGATACAGACGACTTCATGTTAAAGGATGATTCTGCTTTATTTTAGCCTGCTGTATTTCCCATCATGTGTCTGTTGTGATTTAATGAGTCATGAACTTCATCCTCCACCTGTGCTGTGCAGTTACATAAAACAATGAAAGGCCAAGAAATAATAATCATTTTTAATATGAATCATTTTAATGAATTTATTatgactgaaaacacacacaaataaaagggTTTAAAATGAGGTGTATGAGCCTAAAATATGGAGATGATATGTGTCAGGCACTTTATTCATTGCATTCTGTGTATTTTTATGCATTAGTTTTTTACTAACACTTACCACCCGCAGGGGGTTTACAGGACTTTTTAAATAGAGTGAGGAGGACCCGCAGGGCATCACAATATTTGATTAGTAAAGACAGACGTATTACAATGTGTTACATTGTTGCACAACAGAAATTTCCATTAAATTATTGTTTTGCAAAATAAGTTCACACATAGATCTTAACTATGATTAGTTGTGCTGAATAAATCTTACTCAAGTATGTATACTAAGGTTTTAGGATCAAAATATAAAGTACTCATTAGATTACAGTAACTGATCTTCAGCAAGTATGatcacctctataaaagcagaagcttCGGCAGTGTGCTGCTCACAAACATTCGTGTTTGTGCTGAATGAAAGCACAATGCCACAATCTTCCCAGCAGTGAATGTTTCAGTAAATTCACAGCAATGTCAGACCATCCAAAAAACAGAGAGCTACATCTctgactctacaggcctcagttagcatgttaaatctCTGAGTTGCCAAGTGGCAGCCAAGAAACCTGAAGTATTTAGAGCATTTCTGTAAAGAGGAGTACAAACATCTTACTGCTGAACTTGCCAACAAGGGTTTCGCCACCAAGTAGTAAGTCCTGTTTTGCATGTTCTCAAACACTTGTTTCACTCAGTGACATGAAAATtaatttataacttttatgtTGTGGTTGTTATGCTGCctctctccattaaaattaCAGACTGTTCATGTCTTTGCACTTCAGTAAAGTACTAGAGTAAATGTTTGTGCTACAAATTAATTGTATCCTAATCCTCGCTATAAAttgaagggttaaaaaaaaaaagcattatcAACCTTGTGTCAGTCACAAACTGTGGTCTGgtaataataaaatcaaatttCAGATTTCAAAGCCATAACAAATAACCGTCTGCTTTTCATTCAAACTTGTTCCTCTGTTGGTCTCTAAACAGAATGAGCAGCATAGCAGAGAAATGATGTGCGACAGGGAAGAAGAGTGGGGTGGACTTTGAAGAGGGGTGCACATTATTGAGTGAACACTTGAGCACCATCTAAAAATTTTACTTTATCAAGATTTgtaactttatattttattaaagtgAATCtaatttactcttttttttgtaGACATATGGTTCCTATgactgtatatatacacatatacagcTATAAATAAGCAAGAACATTTCCCTAAAAATGTAAATACCCCCCCAAACTCTAAAACACGTCCAGATTTACATTAGAGGATACTTACTGACTGACATATTGTTTTAGTCTTTGGTATCATTCTTGTGAATAAAACTTTCCaacaaatgaaagagaaaaataaagaaagccgCCTCTCGTCTCCTTAAGCTGAATTAAATCTCATGAACACGCTTCGTCTGAACAAACCTGACAGAAAATAGTAAGAGTGATAGTGATGCAGTCCACTTCCCAGTGTTCCCAGTCTGTGCTGCTCTACTGGTATTTTGCCAGCAGTATAACGAGGCTGAGGATGAGCCAAAGAACCAGGAGGTGAGAGGTCACCAGGAGAAAGGCCACTGGGTAAAGGTGCCGTCTGGGGGCTTTGGGGGCCAAACACTGTGGGAGTTCTGAGGGAGTCTCCCCTGGATCTAACCCAGAGACAGGGAACCCTGACTGGGTGTAACAGCCAAGCATCTGCCcccaggacagacgagatctggaGGATGAGCAGGGGTGTTTGTGTGCAAGTGTGAATGAAAGCCAGGGGGGgcagagaaggaagagatgtgaagagaaagagagggaattGATGGCATGAAGTAAAagaacaaagagagaaaaagattaAACTGAAAAAGTTTTGCAACATTTACAATAAGTGGAGAACAAAACGgggaaacaggaaaaacaaacgaggcgaacaaacagaaataaaggaaggcaagaggaagaggattgttgtgtttttcaggagaaacaaaaacacaccttcTCATCCAGTCCAGTGCGGTGCTGaagtgctgctggctgagtgTGTGTCGCTCCCGCAGTAAGGCGCACTGCTCCAGCGTCACCGACATCGCAGTGCGGTCCTTCGCACTCTTACAGCTCGTCAGCCGCACACCGTTCACCTTACGACACACCTGCACGTGACAAAAACACTTTGTTCAAAGGAaccaaagcagagaaaacacatTAATATTATGTGAAGTGTTGTAGCAGAGGTCCTAGTGTAAATGCCCCTTGAGTAAGTTCAACATTGACAGTCAGCTGAGCCCTTTCTGTGGGGCTTGGACGTTCTTCGCCTGTACAAGCATATTATTGCTTGTGAGGTTAATTAGTGTTTCTAAACTGGTTACATGGAGTAAAGGAGTCCCCATCGGGAGCACTGGGATATTTCCCGGTGGTTCCCACCAGGTGATCCCCACAGAGTCAGGTCTTAAAAATCTTACATGAGTAAGTCTGTTTCAGGTGCTTACCTTAGCAGCGATCCACAGAACCTCCACGTTCTTCCTCTTCTTGGCCTCAATGCTGCGTTCCAGAGAAGACAACAAGTCTGCCAGCGACTGGATACCAGCtgacagaagaagaaggaagTTCAGTTCAGTCATTGTTTCACTGTTAGCGATCAGACAACCCTCTGTGAGCAAGCAATTAGCAAGAGTGGGAAGGAAAgcacccttttaacaggaagaaaccgcaGTAGTGATAAAAAAGCCTTACCCATGTCCGGCAGTCTGTCCCTCAGTGTGTTACAATAAGCTTTGAGACGCTCACAGCTCTGCTGGTTTATTCTCTCCTGCAACGAACAGTCACcaaacctgaaaacaaacatcagcttctgAGTAATTTTACCAAAAATGGAGAGAAATTTCGCAGCTTACAGGAAGCAACCTTctaattttttgttgttgtgatatTATAATGTTTAATGTTCATAATAAAAGTTGgctaaagtttcaaataatgagggaAATGTCAAAAGCCAGGTATGAACaataaatgttgttttcaaagCCTTTTCTCTACCTAAACCTGATCTCTACCTGCAGATTTTCTCACAAAATTCAACTACAACATCTTGAAACTCCTCTGGGTTCTTATTTGGGCTTTTAATTTGAAGCATTCCAGACGCCGGCCAATCAGAAAAGAGTGGACTTTTAAAAAGGTGTGCCTTAAAAGGGCTGCTTGTTTCAAATGGAGGATGAGCTAAGCGCCTACAGAGAAGTAACCAAAGCTAGTCGAATCCTAAAAGACGAATGTGCAGCTTGAGATGCAGCTTAAAGTCATCTGATTAATAATCTCTAATGAAGATTAAGCTGTCGATGAAGATGTGCACCAACAGCAGacacattaatatttttttcctataaGACCTCTACTTCCAGCAATTTTATTCAGAGGTAGAAAAATATATTGATGTTCACAAGAGTTTGAATTTTGCTCATTAAAGAGTGAAAAGCGGTTTGTTTACCTCTCAGCGTAACTCTGATGCTGGTTGATTCCAATGTTAAACAGAACAGGATCGACTCGAATCAACAGTCCATCTTTCAGTTCCTGTGGAAGTGAGCTGAAGGTCTCCGGGGGCAACGGCacttcaacaataaaactgccCCTAGTTGGAGATGAACGCACAAAGTGAGGAAGCTGCACACTCACTGCGTGTatagatgtgtgtgtctgtgtgtgtattcccACCATGTTCCACTGAGTGTCGGCAGCAGGTCGTCTGGTTGTTCCGTTTTGGCCTCGGTGATGGTGAACGCTACTCTCTTTAGGTCAGCCACGCCCACTTCCATGTCTTCCAGCATCCCAATCTCATcacctgacacacaaacacaccttaAATGTGTAAGCACTGCATGTGTCACACTAAAATAAAGGACAGCAGCTTCCTTGAGAGTGGATGCCCCGTGATTACTAAAACTTTCACTTTCAGTGAAGGCCTGACACACACCTtactgcaatcactctcagacagaGTGGCGAAGATTTCCAAATCACAGACAGACGGCCAACACACTGCCATCAGTCTCAGTCAGTCTGCACCAATAACTTATTTGCAACACATTTTGCAACAAGAAACTCGAATGAACTGGTTGACAACTCTTTGTTTTTTGGGTACTTTCCCAAATAAATCTGTGGAATTTTCCCAGattaatcacagttaatcaCTGTATCATCACAAACAGATTGTACGTACCATATttttcagactataaggcacacttaaaatcctttaattttctcaaagatcgacagtgcgccttatgtatgaattttggttgtgcttactgagctcgaaccgattttatgtggtacgtGGCTTTATCGGAGCATTATGGCTAccatagtcaggagcctcgcggagaaatctgggtccaaaactccgtctgcttcaggtcccaaagtcaaacgaacactgcagcatcactgagagttaaaaattatctaaattctttcatctttaataaaatgatcagcgttgctgctttaacaggtgtaacaattaagtttaacattcagaagacatgaagacagaaaactaaacagcagtgaggtTTGTCGGGTTACTGAGGTTTGGCTAGCTGgaatataatgatgtgctacatgatcgctagcgacacagctatgttagcataacattagcacagtgaagctggaggatgaacgccaactttttccCCTTAACCCTTAACgcgagggttcctgatggtcagggacaaatgcaatcgcatggcaggatgctgtaaatggatcaaacttcagtcaggagaacaactgagataatccatccacaatacaaggttagtcattaatatactgcaacaacacgggaatagagcagctgccagagaattcaacattaatgaatcaatggtacagaagtggaggaagcaagaagaatgagttgaataaagtttgactcatctgactgttttgttttgcttaattcACCTTATGGACCGAAAAATACATTAATTGCAGACTGATAGCCGAATAACTCCACAATTGCCATTTTAACACATCAATCACTCAATCATGAGACCTGGTCCCCGTCTTTAAGGCAACCATGTCAAAGGCAATAAGATCACAGGTTCTTCAAACATGGTAACAACAATTTGGTCTCACCAATGACTGTTTTCCatagtgtgactgtgtgtgactAGTGTGTATTTACCGTGGGTGCTCAACAGGCTTTCAAATTGAGCCAATACTCCTACAGTGTGAAGTTGCCGTAGAAAGTCAGGATCCTCCAGGCCTCTGTAAAGCTTCAGCATGACACCACAAACTACTGCTGAGAGCTGGAAGACAAACACAGTTTCTTTAATACAGAAAACTACAAACTCCCACTAAAATTCCCcccccaataaaaaaaaaaaacagaacatgttCCCTTTTAAATCTCTGTCATCCTCACCGCCTGGCTGAAGACAGCGTGACGTCTCTGGGCTATGTGTGCAGGGCCCTGAGCGACCGTCACATCCACTGCCTCCTGCAGGACCACAAAGGTCATTGCTACCTGGGCCTTCCCCACTGCCTCACGCACGCAGTCCCTAAGAGTGACCACCAGAGGGAGAAGGTGCTCTTGCCAGGTGCACCCAGagaaggaggagcaggaggaacgAGAGACTGGAGGGAGAGCGTGAGAAAGTTTGGTGTTTTAATCAGAAATTtactttaagaaaacaaaaaacagatatCTGAAAATGAGATatctaagaagaagaagaactagCAAATCTAAGTTAACAGGAAATGCAGCACTGATGAGTGAGATGAAGTGATCtttcaaacagaaagaaaacagtgaAGCATTAAAAATTGTTATTCAAACGTGCTCTGTGCATGTATTAAACCCTGTTCACTGTCAAAGTCTGATCGGAATTTAAAACGGAGGTATTCTCCGACTGTCTCAGCACATGGACTGATTTTGATTTAAAGGACTCGAGATGAAATAATCCCGAGGTTAAATTAACCATCACAAGATTCATGCACAGCCAAGATGCACATCGCTGAAAAACTGTATCGAGCTTATTAACGTTATTGCAAGCATAATCTCAGTGAGAACGCTGCCTGCCAGATTATCAGCTAGCATAATCCATGATATTAACACGTGCACAATGTCAGGTAATACTTCAAGACTTCCTCCTCCAGAGTAAATACACGTGGACACACAGCATACTGACAGCCAAGGTAACTATGGACTGAACAGCTGAATCTACTAAAACCTTTTGCAGAATAATCAATTgacaaatttgtttttttatcgcTAATTTAATGctaaatatattaaaacatataaaaatgattttatacACAAACAGGAGCAGAAACATGCACTTGTCTGAATAAGAACTCTGAGACGTGATTTACCGTCACCTGTGTTCTGAGAGTTTGTGTCCCCTTCCTGCGGCTCTGGTGACATCACCGTCTGCTCCTCTTGCTGCTGCAGTCGGTCGACCATGGCAACAATGCAGTTGATGCTCTTTCCGACATTCACCCACACCCTGTCCTACACAAAAACAAGCACATATAAAAACTGGAATCATACAACGCTGTCGGAAACACGCAGACATCACACACACTCCAACTTGCCCACTCCTCGTCGTCGTACTCCGTGTCGTGTCGGCCACCATCCTGCTCCTGATCGGCGGGACAGTTCTCACACAGCAGCCCGTTGCTGTGCACGTGGCTGCTGTTGGCGTTTGCGATGCACTGGTTATGGATCTCCAGCAGGGCGCATTTTACCAACTCCTCTTTGAGCGCGTGCACAAACTGCTCGGTCTGGTGGACGACAAAGTATGAGGAAACGTCAGATTTCTTGGTGTCCAAACGACTGCCGGTTAGCTGTATTCTTCTTATTCCTTCCTCACCTGTTCCGTCAGGCTGCCCAGGACCTGCCGCAGCCGGGCGGCGTTCAGCTCCTGCGCGACGGAGAGCAGCTCCTCTGCGAGCCCGAAGACCAACGGCTGCAGCTGGGCCATCCTTGTCAGCAGCTCCTTGGCTCTAGAGCTCTCCTCCTGGGAGTAAGAGACACATCTGGAGAGGAAAGAAAGGAGGACGAGGAAAACTTTACCAACAAGCTAAACTGAAAGAGACTGAAGAGTCCAACAAGTCCACCTGTGTAGATTACACACTGTTGTATCTGTTATACAACAGATAACAACATGAATTTGTATTGAATCCTTGACTGCAAcattttggctttttaaaaCCAGATGTGAAGGACATGGGTTACATCCAAGACTACTGCGCGCTCGTAATCTAGCAGCTTTAGCCTGGGCGGTCGATTTAACTCTAGGTGGGGCCATTATTTCCAAACGAAACATGTTGTAATCAGAAAGATGATTGATGCTATAAACTCATCACAGAGTTTACTGGGGTCAAAGTGAGAAGTAGGATTATTTCTGCCTGAAAACGTGCTCAGCCGACGAGCACCGTGATGTCCCCCTGTGGTCAGGACATTTCTGTCCTTAAACCTCAAGCTGAGCATTTAGAGTTAAAGTTCACCTTTAAGTATTTATCCTTCATGACAAGCTTGTTGGACACAACAGTGACTGATATTAAACCTCAATGCAGAAAAAACAgcaaatttgatttgattggtTTGCACAGTCTCCAGTTTTCACATGTGGACACACAAATCTGTTTTTATCTCTGAGATGCCTCTTTATGCAATACAGTGATGCCTCACAGTAACGCAGATCACTTTTCggtgatttttttgtgtttgtgtgcaattttgcttttttggggggtttttgttAGCACATtatgttctgcgtcctgattggctctAGACCACTGTCAATCAATCTCATGTCGTGTCTCCTGCACAGtac is part of the Maylandia zebra isolate NMK-2024a linkage group LG3, Mzebra_GT3a, whole genome shotgun sequence genome and encodes:
- the LOC101465848 gene encoding type II inositol 3,4-bisphosphate 4-phosphatase isoform X5 — its product is MQRAMKACTDCLRPPGDGHSISAGQRSFLGFTSFSIRDLLRVKEPHVSLSLRTMDGVNEVGEVRVSRVQMEGDGESQTPSEHKCSTLCDSIHGSVHDKDNSPMMRALLCAQVSKVNRFKTEDQRWLLVREQMSETPLSFSLPKQLLSLLTQEHTNRIQEVKELGDLSPHWDGLRHDVVSHCNHVTGCYQELLAELEKVSASSCFKSSTSKSDRHLQFVPTNLHTQRMEVTSPDSTGVWYDVITFGAPADHHQAFKHGGLKKLLRKHTNLRERCVSYSQEESSRAKELLTRMAQLQPLVFGLAEELLSVAQELNAARLRQVLGSLTEQTEQFVHALKEELVKCALLEIHNQCIANANSSHVHSNGLLCENCPADQEQDGGRHDTEYDDEEWDRVWVNVGKSINCIVAMVDRLQQQEEQTVMSPEPQEGDTNSQNTGDVSRSSCSSFSGCTWQEHLLPLVVTLRDCVREAVGKAQVAMTFVVLQEAVDVTVAQGPAHIAQRRHAVFSQALSAVVCGVMLKLYRGLEDPDFLRQLHTVGVLAQFESLLSTHGDEIGMLEDMEVGVADLKRVAFTITEAKTEQPDDLLPTLSGTWGSFIVEVPLPPETFSSLPQELKDGLLIRVDPVLFNIGINQHQSYAERFGDCSLQERINQQSCERLKAYCNTLRDRLPDMAGIQSLADLLSSLERSIEAKKRKNVEVLWIAAKVCRKVNGVRLTSCKSAKDRTAMSVTLEQCALLRERHTLSQQHFSTALDWMRRSRLSWGQMLGCYTQSGFPVSGLDPGETPSELPQCLAPKAPRRHLYPVAFLLVTSHLLVLWLILSLVILLAKYQ